A DNA window from Flavobacteriales bacterium contains the following coding sequences:
- the pheS gene encoding phenylalanine--tRNA ligase subunit alpha — protein sequence AEVMELGARHPLSIVRKEIDAIFSRLGFIVADGPEIEDDWHNFGALNFPENHPARDMQDTFFIESGERNIALRTHTSSIQVRIMESTKPPIRMIMPGRVYRNEAISARAHCFFHQVEGLYIDENVSFADLKQTLLYFAQEMFGEKTKIRLRPSYFPFTEPSAEMDVSCSLCNGDGCNVCKYSGWLEIMGCGMVDPAVLENCGIDSKKYSGFAFGMGVERIAQLKYQVKDLRLYSENDVRFLDQFKSAH from the coding sequence GCAGAAGTGATGGAATTAGGTGCTCGTCACCCCCTCTCCATTGTGCGAAAAGAAATCGACGCGATTTTTTCCCGTCTCGGATTTATTGTGGCTGATGGTCCAGAAATTGAAGACGACTGGCACAATTTCGGCGCATTGAATTTTCCGGAAAATCACCCTGCACGCGATATGCAGGACACCTTTTTCATTGAAAGCGGAGAACGCAATATTGCTTTACGCACTCATACCTCCTCCATCCAGGTGCGCATAATGGAGAGCACCAAACCTCCGATCCGAATGATTATGCCCGGAAGAGTTTACCGGAATGAAGCCATTTCGGCACGTGCACATTGCTTCTTTCATCAGGTGGAAGGATTGTATATCGACGAGAATGTTTCGTTTGCAGATTTAAAGCAGACGCTCTTATATTTTGCACAGGAAATGTTCGGAGAAAAAACAAAAATCCGTTTGCGTCCTTCTTATTTCCCTTTTACTGAACCCAGCGCAGAGATGGATGTTTCCTGTTCATTATGCAATGGCGATGGATGTAATGTTTGTAAATATTCCGGCTGGTTAGAAATTATGGGTTGCGGAATGGTAGATCCTGCCGTCCTGGAAAATTGCGGAATTGACTCGAAAAAATACAGTGGATTTGCATTTGGAATGGGAGTTGAGCGTATTGCTCAGTTAAAATACCAGGTAAAAGATTTACGACTCTATTCGGAGAATGATGTCCGCTTTTTAGACCAGTTTAAATCGGCGCATTGA